GTGTCTTGGGATTTTCCAGTTGTTTGCTGAAAATTTAAAGTAGGAGGATATTGATGCACCAACGTCCAATTATTTTAGGAATTGTCGGCGATAGCGCCGCCGGCAAAACTACCCTCACCAAAGGCGTTGCTCAAGTTTTGGGTGAAGAAAATGTAACAGTCATTTGTACTGACGACTACCACAAATACGACCGCCAGCAAAGAAAAGAAATGGGGATTTCGGCGTTACACCCTGATTGTAACTATCTGGATATTATCGAACAACACTTAGGTTTGTTACAAGCGGGAGAACCCATTCTCAAGCCGATTTACAACCACCACACGGGTACCTTTGACCCACCAGAATACATCAAACCCAATAAATTTGTGGTGGTAGAAGGATTGCTGGGGTATACCACGCCTCAAATGCGGGATTACTACGACGTTAAGGTTTACCTAGCACCACCGGAATCCTTGCGGGAAGCTTGGAAAATCAAGCGCGATACTGGCAAACGCGGCTACACGCCAGAACAAGTAAGGGAACAGCTGCAAAAACGCGAACCCGACTCGGAAGCCTTCATTCGCCCGCAGCGGCAGTGGGCAGATGCCATCGTTACGTTTTATCCGCCGGAAGACAATCCCCAAGAAAATAACGTACTGCTCAATGTGAGTTTGGTATTGCGCCCCACCATTCCGCACCCGGATTTGACCCGCATTTTGAACTCAGAAGGCAACCATTTAGGTTCTTCCATTCGCCTGCGTTTGGATCGGGATATGAGCAAGCCTGTGGATGTGTTGGAAATTGACGGTCACGCTACTTTGGAACAGGTACGGGAGTTAGAACGAATTTTGTGTCAGGATGTTCCTTATTTGGGCAAATTCTGCAGCCTAGAAGGCAACCAAGAGTTGGGCAAAATTACCGGTACCACTGGAGAAACTTTGCAGAGCTATCCTTTGGCATTGACCCAGTTGCTGATTACTTACCACATGCTGAAAGCTTCCCACGTAGAGGCCAAAACCCAAGCTCAAGGCTAACTTTGTAGGAAATGGTTGTATGCTGCGATCGCCCCTGGCATTTTTCGCTACGCGATCGCGCAGGAATTGAGATGTTTTTCGTGTTCTACTTCAAATACATGAGCGTAAAGATTGGCGACAATTTGCTTGCCTTCCTGAGTCAGTTTTAAAAATTCCAGCGCATCCTTAATGTAAGGATAAACACTCTTCCAATAAAACTTAGGATAGTTGCGGCGCAAATCTTCTGGATGACCATATCCCAAGTTTTGGTTGACCCCAGTTTCTTCAAACTCGTAAAAAAGAGCCGGAATTTTTTCCAAATAGCGCGGGTCACTCAACTGACCAATTAAATCCGCCGCTCTCACCAACCCCGGATAGTGAAGAGTATCCTGGTGGTCGCTGTCGAGGGGAACAGGAAAGCGTGTGAGCTCGATATTTTTCTGCACGATCTGCGTATCGATGAGATGGTGAAAGCCAAAACGTTCTTGAATAAATAATTTCCCCCGGTCTACATGGTAGGGAGTTAGGCTGGCATCGGTACCCCCTTCCGGTAACTTCACCGT
This is a stretch of genomic DNA from Geitlerinema sp. PCC 9228. It encodes these proteins:
- a CDS encoding phosphoribulokinase gives rise to the protein MHQRPIILGIVGDSAAGKTTLTKGVAQVLGEENVTVICTDDYHKYDRQQRKEMGISALHPDCNYLDIIEQHLGLLQAGEPILKPIYNHHTGTFDPPEYIKPNKFVVVEGLLGYTTPQMRDYYDVKVYLAPPESLREAWKIKRDTGKRGYTPEQVREQLQKREPDSEAFIRPQRQWADAIVTFYPPEDNPQENNVLLNVSLVLRPTIPHPDLTRILNSEGNHLGSSIRLRLDRDMSKPVDVLEIDGHATLEQVRELERILCQDVPYLGKFCSLEGNQELGKITGTTGETLQSYPLALTQLLITYHMLKASHVEAKTQAQG
- a CDS encoding Npun_R2479 family HD domain-containing metalloprotein, which gives rise to MLNPNKLIIDAFVEEVKAGYHSAYGGLKPDYADILAWICNMALENIANSNALYHDVEHTVFVTLVGQEILRGKHIRLGGVTPEDWLHFGISLVCHDIGYVKGVCRQDQTPARVYATGMNGETVKLPEGGTDASLTPYHVDRGKLFIQERFGFHHLIDTQIVQKNIELTRFPVPLDSDHQDTLHYPGLVRAADLIGQLSDPRYLEKIPALFYEFEETGVNQNLGYGHPEDLRRNYPKFYWKSVYPYIKDALEFLKLTQEGKQIVANLYAHVFEVEHEKHLNSCAIA